A genome region from Gossypium hirsutum isolate 1008001.06 chromosome A04, Gossypium_hirsutum_v2.1, whole genome shotgun sequence includes the following:
- the LOC107919146 gene encoding uncharacterized protein — MESADHHQGIDAKDLSLVPDLVLPPKFKMPKFEKYNGTSCPEAHITMFCRRMAGYVNNDQLLIHYFQDSLVGVASKWYNQLSRAKINSWKDLVQAFMKQYNHVTDMTPDRITLQNMEKKSNESFRQYAQRWREVVIQVQPLLLEKEMTMLLINTLKAPFITHMLGSATKSFSDIVMTGEMIENAVRSDKI; from the coding sequence ATGGAAAGCGCTGATCATCATCAagggattgatgccaaagacctgagtttggtcccagatttggtcCTTCCCCCTAAATTCAAAATGCCCaaattcgagaaatacaatggAACGAGCTGCCCTGAAGCCCACATCACTATGTTTTGCAGGCGAATGGCGGGATACGTTAACAATGACCAGCTTTTAATCCACTACTTTCAAGATAGTCTGGTCGGGGTGGCATCTAAGTGGTATAACCAATTAAGCCGCGCTAAAATTAACTCATGGAAGGACCTGGTTCAGgcctttatgaaacaatacaATCACGTGACGGACATGACCCCCGACAGAATCACTCtccagaatatggaaaagaaatcCAATGAAAGTTTCAGACAGTACGCACAAAGGTGGAGAGAAGTGGTCATACAGGTTCAGCCGCTGCTTCTAGAAAAGGAAATGACGATGCTCTTAATCAACACCTTGAAGGCCCCTTTTATCactcatatgttgggaagcgccaCCAAGAGCTTCTCTGACATAGTGATGACTGGGGAAATGATCGAAAATGCTGTGAGGAGCGATAAGATATAA
- the LOC107919145 gene encoding uncharacterized protein: MSTFNKGQSKSFTVNQPKTVTTNQQSSVRKESNARENTERSQFTTIPMTYRELYQNLFNAHVVSPFYLKPLQPPYPKWHDTNTQCEYHAGITGHSIENCTAFKKVVERLIKMGIVRFDDPGIPNIAGNPLPNHSNQGVNGISEGKKKKVKSEVGEVGTPLRRVWKEMAKRGLIALDSREESIEERNYYEFHNEVGHEIQECVEFRALVQNMMDNKEMKFYEETEDPRPAVFPYKDSKRVPWNYDCNVTIQGKESLVDASKEDQDRGSYTRSGRHYDTASEKAQPVKGKAPMVKGLKEKATKSELLVNEPVNEEEAKEFLKFLKHSEYSVVEQLRKQPARILMLTLLLSSEVHRSALMKVLNETYVANDISVNKLDRLVSNISADNYIFFNNDEIPPGGMRSTKALRITTHCKEYTLLGVLIDNG, encoded by the exons ATGAGCACATTCAACAAGGGTCAATCTAAGTCATTCACCGTAAATCAACCCAAGACGGTGACCACCAATCAACAAAGCTCTGTTAGAAAAGAATCCAACGCAAGGGAGAACACAGAAAGGTCACAGTTCACCACTATACCTATGACGTATAGGGAGCTATACCAGAATCTATTCAACGCTCATGTAGTGTCCCCTTTTTACCTGAAGCCTTTACAgcctccgtatcccaaatggcATGACACAAAcacccaatgtgaataccacgcGGGAATTACCGGGCACTCAATCGAAAACTGCACTGCGTTCAAGAAAGTAGTCGAAAGACTCATTAAGATGGGGATCGTAAGGTTTGACGACCCAGGCATACCCAACATAGCAGGAAACCCACTCCCTAATCATTCCAACCAAGGAGTAAATGGGATAAGTGAAGGCAAGAAAAAGAAGGTTAAAAGCGAGGTTGGAGAAGTCGGGACCCCATTAAGGCGGGTGTGGAAGGAGATGGCCAAGAGAGGATTGATTGCGTTGGATTCGAGGGAAGAATCTATAGAAGAGAGGAACTACTATGAGTTCCACAATGAggtggggcatgaaatccaagagtgtGTGGAATTCAGGGCCCTAGTACAGAacatgatggataataaggaaatGAAATTCTATGAAGAGACCGAAGACCCC AGACCTGCAGTCTTCCCCTACAAAGACAGTAAAAGGGTCCCATGGAATTATGATTGCAACGTGACGATTCAAGGAAAGGAAAGCCTGGTTGACGCCTCAAAAGAGGACCAAGATAGAGGCTCCTATACGCGTAGCGGGAGACATTACGATACAGCAAGTGAGAAGGCACAACCTGTAAAAGGAAAAGCCCCAATGGTCAAAGGGCTAAAGGAAAAAGCGACCAAATCTGAACTTCTTGTCAATGAGCCAGTTAACGAGGAGGAGGCTAAggagtttttaaaattcctaaagcacAGCGAATACAGTGTGGTGGAACAGCTACGTAAACAACCAGCCCGTATCTTGATGCTGACTTTACTCCTGAGTTCAGAAGTCCACCGCAGCGCGCTGATGAAAGTCTTGAATGAAACATATGTTGCCAATGATATCTCCGTTAACAAGCTGGACCGCTTAGTTAGCAACATAAGTGCCGACAACTATATCTTCTTCAATAACGATGAGATACCACCCGGTGGCATGAGGTCGACTAAAGCTTTGCGCATTACCACGCACTGTAAGGAGTATACGCTGCTAGGCGTACTGATTGACAATGGGTAG